The sequence below is a genomic window from Streptomyces sp. NBC_00582.
AGCGGTTCGACCGGACGTACTCCGGAGACGCATGTCATCGACTTCCGTGCCGCGGAGCAACTGCTCGCCGCACGGGACCCGCGGGGTGCGGTGAAACTTCTCGACCGTGTCATAGCCGCACACCCCGAGAACACCGCCGCTCGCCTGCTGCGCGCCCGCGCGTTCTTCGCCGCCGCGCAACTCAGGCCCGCCGAGCTGGAGTTCACCGTCGTGCTGGAGCGGGAGCCG
It includes:
- a CDS encoding tetratricopeptide repeat protein; the protein is MPETSGSTGRTPETHVIDFRAAEQLLAARDPRGAVKLLDRVIAAHPENTAARLLRARAFFAAAQLRPAELEFTVVLEREPDNAYAHFALARTYERQGRSDQAKRHFRLAAALDPKPQYLEAARFET